A single genomic interval of Lewinellaceae bacterium harbors:
- the nhaD gene encoding sodium:proton antiporter NhaD, with protein MITSVILCFILGYLTIVFEHPLRLDKTVPALLMAAICWALLAIGFNYGWLSVIDTHEEVFSLVGAHGHEGGSHGGPAEGFNNTLLHHLGKTAEILIFLIGAMTIVEIIDLHRGFEVLKSYVRTKSKKRLLWIVGALGFILSAIIDNLTATIVLVTLLRKLVTDKNERIWFVSLIVIAANAGGAWSPIGDVTTTMLWIGNKVSAAGLIEHLVIPSIVCFAVPVFIATLLPQFKGDISLDEDAGDLEAQKLLSSTVMLYLGLGAIVFVPVFKTITHLPPYLGMMLSLGVVWLVSEYIHPEEDFSESRRHMFSAHKALSRIEMSSILFFLGILMAVAALESLVFGSVLHEGQEIQVGTLRYVAEWLDKVIPNQDVVVILLGFASAVIDNVPLVAASMGMYDVPIDSKLWHFIAYSAGTGGSMLIIGSAAGVAAMGMERIDFIWYLRKVAWLAFLGFISGAIAFLLLVPILP; from the coding sequence ATGATCACTTCAGTTATCCTCTGTTTCATCCTCGGCTATCTGACCATAGTCTTCGAGCATCCTTTGCGGCTGGACAAAACCGTGCCGGCTCTCCTTATGGCAGCAATATGCTGGGCGCTGCTTGCCATTGGGTTTAATTACGGGTGGCTCTCCGTCATCGATACCCACGAGGAGGTATTCAGCCTGGTTGGAGCCCATGGCCACGAAGGAGGAAGCCACGGCGGCCCGGCCGAGGGGTTCAACAACACCCTGCTCCACCACCTCGGAAAAACAGCCGAAATCCTGATCTTCCTCATCGGCGCCATGACTATTGTGGAGATCATCGACCTGCACCGGGGTTTTGAAGTCCTGAAGAGTTATGTTCGGACCAAAAGCAAGAAAAGATTGTTGTGGATTGTCGGCGCCCTTGGGTTTATCCTTTCTGCCATCATCGACAACCTGACGGCAACCATCGTATTGGTTACCCTGCTCCGCAAACTGGTCACCGACAAGAACGAACGCATCTGGTTTGTTTCCCTTATTGTCATCGCAGCCAATGCCGGCGGCGCCTGGTCGCCCATCGGCGATGTGACCACCACCATGCTCTGGATCGGCAACAAAGTGTCGGCAGCCGGCCTGATCGAGCACCTGGTGATACCTTCTATTGTTTGTTTTGCGGTTCCCGTATTTATCGCCACCCTGCTTCCTCAATTTAAGGGAGATATATCCCTGGATGAAGACGCCGGCGACCTGGAGGCCCAGAAACTTCTAAGCAGCACCGTCATGCTCTACCTCGGCCTGGGCGCTATCGTGTTTGTGCCGGTCTTTAAGACCATTACCCATCTTCCCCCCTACCTGGGCATGATGCTCAGCCTGGGCGTGGTGTGGCTGGTTTCCGAGTACATCCACCCGGAAGAAGACTTTTCTGAATCCCGGCGGCACATGTTCTCCGCCCATAAAGCCCTTTCCCGGATCGAGATGTCCAGTATTCTTTTTTTCCTGGGTATCCTGATGGCAGTCGCCGCTTTGGAGAGCCTGGTCTTCGGCTCTGTCCTGCACGAGGGGCAGGAGATACAAGTGGGCACCCTGCGCTACGTAGCGGAATGGCTGGATAAGGTGATCCCCAACCAGGATGTCGTGGTCATACTGCTGGGCTTTGCTTCGGCAGTCATCGACAACGTCCCCCTGGTCGCAGCCTCTATGGGTATGTATGATGTGCCGATCGACTCCAAGCTATGGCACTTTATCGCTTATTCCGCCGGTACGGGTGGCAGTATGCTGATCATCGGTTCCGCCGCCGGGGTAGCCGCCATGGGCATGGAACGCATCGATTTCATCTGGTACCTTCGCAAGGTCGCCTGGTTGGCCTTCTTGGGTTTCATTAGCGGAGCCATCGCTTTTTTGCTGCTCGTGCCAATCCTTCCCTGA
- a CDS encoding DUF4403 family protein: MLWILAPVLLLAACKTKQPARPAEEYEALFEERLSVINIPVEVSLRELERSLNQQLNGIIYEDKDLKDGDNMRIRAEKSQDIRLGIDSQLIKYRVPLSLWIQYDLGISRVEAEGELSVDFKTAFAITEDWNIITVTEVVRHDWLKKPRLKMGMVSLPIGFIADLVLQNSKAALTRDIDKLVQEQFNLRELVGQAWGNMYEPMLVSEAYNTWLTVNPQAIGMTPLDMKGDKIRGAIYVESQPRVNIGRKPENIRPLPLPPLQSRQEAGDDFTIHLNTEISYEEAERIAKSELLGQTFSQGKRSVTVQDIELYGQGNKIVVNTVLSGSYNGSIYLVGKPVYNFRKNTIKIEKLDYDLSSKGFLLKSAGWLLKSAMKNKIEENMNFLLDYNLEEMRAQFQKQLEEYKITDDIILKGELQDLSIQNAYLAPESIIVDLALTGRLNINVKGLN; encoded by the coding sequence ATGCTTTGGATCCTGGCGCCGGTTTTGCTGCTGGCGGCGTGCAAAACCAAACAGCCCGCCCGCCCCGCAGAAGAATACGAGGCCCTTTTTGAGGAGCGCTTGTCGGTGATCAACATCCCGGTTGAAGTCAGCCTCCGGGAGCTGGAGCGCTCGCTCAACCAGCAGCTTAACGGAATAATTTATGAAGATAAAGACCTCAAAGACGGAGACAATATGCGGATTCGGGCCGAAAAAAGCCAGGATATCCGCCTGGGCATCGACAGCCAGCTCATCAAGTACCGGGTGCCTCTTTCGCTTTGGATTCAATACGACCTGGGCATCAGCAGAGTAGAGGCGGAAGGAGAATTGTCGGTCGATTTCAAAACGGCTTTTGCGATCACAGAAGACTGGAATATCATCACCGTTACGGAAGTTGTGCGCCATGACTGGCTGAAGAAACCCCGCCTCAAGATGGGCATGGTGAGCCTGCCCATTGGTTTTATAGCGGACCTGGTGCTGCAAAACAGCAAGGCTGCCCTCACACGGGACATCGACAAGCTGGTGCAGGAGCAATTCAACCTGCGCGAACTGGTCGGCCAGGCCTGGGGCAATATGTATGAACCCATGCTGGTTTCCGAAGCCTACAATACCTGGCTGACCGTTAACCCGCAGGCCATAGGCATGACGCCACTGGATATGAAAGGCGACAAAATACGAGGCGCCATTTACGTAGAAAGCCAGCCCCGGGTAAACATCGGGCGGAAACCGGAAAACATCAGGCCCCTGCCTCTGCCGCCCCTTCAGTCGCGGCAGGAAGCCGGAGACGACTTTACCATTCACCTCAATACCGAGATATCGTACGAGGAAGCCGAGCGCATTGCTAAATCGGAACTCCTGGGGCAAACCTTCTCTCAGGGCAAACGGTCAGTAACGGTGCAGGACATCGAACTCTACGGGCAGGGCAACAAAATAGTGGTGAATACCGTCCTTTCGGGAAGTTACAACGGGAGCATCTACCTGGTCGGCAAGCCGGTTTACAATTTCCGCAAAAATACCATTAAGATCGAAAAGCTCGATTATGACCTGAGCAGCAAGGGCTTCCTGCTCAAGTCCGCCGGCTGGCTCCTGAAGAGCGCGATGAAGAATAAGATTGAAGAAAACATGAATTTTTTGCTGGACTACAACCTGGAAGAAATGCGCGCCCAGTTTCAGAAACAATTGGAGGAATACAAGATCACTGATGATATCATTCTTAAAGGCGAGCTTCAGGACTTGTCCATCCAGAATGCTTACCTGGCTCCCGAATCTATTATTGTAGACCTGGCGTTGACCGGGCGGTTGAACATCAATGTAAAGGGGTTGAACTGA
- a CDS encoding PDZ domain-containing protein — MKYLTTLLASLIWISLLPAQNTRQETAFLGIYSEQLSKEKARKLGFDNLYGSYVTRVVEKSAAERAGVEPFDYIYGIDEYRTGKEQNLTQIIRKYEPGEDATLHLYRKGKNRMLKATFGARTESETRERDKCSAPFLGITATKTSEGEPEGVTVNIINNSTAEALGMEDGDHIVAINGFQMLDWQDISTAIKAMEVGNKITVEFLRNGQKQKKSGPIKSYCETKPAEAMNMEIEVAPKPGEWFDRYFKKGEGQTIVIGSAGEVDVDVQDMSSTEAAKVNREKGIELKTANNLAIEEFSIEQDGDNFEMEFTLPGSGETSLRIYNEAGRLIYQYDLGNFSGDFRDEVNLSQNAAGHFYLEIQQGNKSVAKKITLSSK; from the coding sequence ATGAAGTACTTGACTACTCTTCTGGCCAGCCTGATTTGGATAAGCCTCCTGCCAGCCCAAAACACAAGACAGGAAACCGCATTCCTGGGCATCTATTCCGAACAATTATCCAAAGAAAAAGCCCGCAAACTGGGTTTTGACAACCTCTACGGCAGTTATGTTACGCGGGTGGTAGAAAAAAGCGCCGCAGAACGGGCGGGGGTAGAACCCTTTGATTACATCTACGGCATCGATGAATACCGCACCGGCAAAGAACAGAACCTGACTCAGATCATCCGAAAATACGAACCGGGCGAGGACGCCACTCTGCACCTTTACCGCAAAGGCAAAAACCGGATGCTCAAAGCCACCTTCGGCGCCCGCACCGAAAGCGAAACCCGGGAAAGGGACAAGTGCAGCGCTCCCTTCCTGGGCATCACCGCCACCAAAACGAGCGAAGGCGAGCCTGAAGGCGTCACCGTCAACATCATCAACAATTCCACCGCCGAAGCCCTGGGGATGGAGGATGGAGATCACATCGTCGCCATTAACGGCTTCCAAATGCTGGACTGGCAGGACATCAGCACTGCCATCAAGGCTATGGAAGTTGGCAACAAGATTACTGTCGAGTTCCTGAGAAATGGCCAAAAACAGAAAAAGAGCGGACCGATAAAATCCTATTGCGAGACCAAGCCCGCCGAGGCGATGAATATGGAGATCGAGGTGGCTCCCAAGCCTGGAGAATGGTTTGACCGGTATTTCAAAAAGGGAGAAGGGCAAACCATTGTCATCGGCAGCGCCGGCGAAGTAGATGTCGACGTCCAGGATATGAGTTCCACCGAAGCGGCGAAAGTCAACCGCGAAAAAGGAATAGAATTGAAAACCGCCAACAACCTCGCTATAGAAGAATTTTCCATCGAACAGGACGGCGACAACTTCGAGATGGAATTCACTCTCCCTGGCAGCGGAGAGACGTCCCTGCGCATTTACAATGAGGCTGGCCGCCTGATCTACCAATACGACCTGGGCAACTTCTCCGGAGATTTCAGGGATGAGGTCAACCTGTCGCAGAACGCCGCCGGCCATTTCTACCTGGAAATTCAACAAGGCAATAAGTCGGTGGCGAAGAAAATTACTTTATCCTCAAAGTGA